In a single window of the Bacillus mycoides genome:
- a CDS encoding ABC transporter ATP-binding protein, with product MSEPLLEVKNLKTYFPIKGGVFSRTIGHVKAVDGVSFTIDKGEVFGLVGESGSGKTTIGKTILRLVQKTEGEVKFKGQDVHALSKEELRKHRPNMQLVFQDPFSSLNPRMRIGEALGEPMLAHGLATKENVRAKVIEVLELCGLAPYHIDRYPHEFSGGQRQRIVIARAMVLDPEFIVADEPVAALDVSIQAQIINLFSELQEKKGLSYLFISHDLSVVEHLCTKIGIMYLGTIVETAPRDELFANPLHPYTKALLSAVPIPDPTVKRERIILEGDIPSPANPPSGCRFHTRCPVATDICKTNVPEFRNVGEDHFVACHHV from the coding sequence ATGAGTGAACCATTATTAGAAGTGAAGAACTTAAAAACGTATTTTCCGATTAAGGGCGGCGTATTTAGTAGAACGATTGGACATGTGAAAGCGGTAGATGGGGTAAGCTTTACAATTGATAAGGGAGAAGTGTTTGGCCTTGTAGGAGAGTCTGGAAGTGGGAAAACGACGATAGGAAAAACAATTCTCCGTCTCGTTCAAAAAACAGAAGGTGAAGTGAAATTTAAAGGTCAAGATGTTCATGCTTTATCAAAAGAAGAGCTGAGAAAGCATCGTCCTAATATGCAGCTCGTCTTTCAAGATCCATTTAGCTCATTAAATCCAAGAATGAGAATTGGAGAAGCGCTTGGTGAGCCAATGTTGGCTCACGGACTAGCGACGAAAGAAAATGTCCGTGCAAAGGTGATAGAAGTATTGGAGTTATGTGGTTTAGCGCCGTATCATATTGACCGGTACCCTCATGAGTTTTCCGGTGGGCAACGTCAACGTATCGTTATTGCAAGGGCGATGGTATTAGATCCAGAATTTATTGTAGCTGATGAGCCTGTTGCGGCATTAGATGTATCTATTCAAGCGCAAATCATTAATTTGTTTAGTGAATTACAGGAGAAAAAGGGATTATCCTATTTATTCATTTCACATGATTTAAGTGTTGTGGAGCACTTATGTACGAAAATTGGAATTATGTATTTAGGAACTATTGTGGAAACAGCACCACGTGATGAGTTATTTGCGAATCCGCTTCATCCATATACAAAAGCATTGTTATCAGCAGTGCCAATACCGGATCCAACGGTTAAGCGAGAACGGATTATTCTAGAAGGGGATATTCCAAGTCCTGCAAATCCACCATCAGGTTGCCGTTTTCATACACGTTGCCCCGTTGCTACAGATATTTGTAAAACGAATGTACCAGAATTCCGTAATGTGGGTGAAGATCATTTTGTTGCTTGTCATCATGTGTAA
- a CDS encoding Cof-type HAD-IIB family hydrolase, whose amino-acid sequence MKLIALDMDGTLLSSNLEISKENLQAIQTAKEAGHIVMICSGRAKEDALKLLEEYKLSLPVGASNGAIVYVDGKVINSRCLQNDKVYKLAKLLESEGFPYKLYTNKGVYSPYTWQGQVMQAFEENKHTLDVTLEELERITEKQKKSNLITDFQKIEDVVNNPELEISKFFILTFNAAHRSQLLQTLQEDTDISVTASAPTNVEIMDKHGHKGNGLQEMAAYFNIPIEDTVAIGDNFNDVPMLQVAGLSVAMGNAEEDVKKLCDVVTLTNNENGVAHAIEQFVLKQTSSSK is encoded by the coding sequence CAAAAGAGGCTGGTCATATTGTAATGATTTGTTCTGGCCGCGCGAAAGAGGATGCTTTGAAATTATTGGAAGAATATAAACTATCTCTTCCAGTTGGAGCAAGCAATGGGGCAATTGTTTATGTGGACGGAAAAGTAATTAACTCGCGTTGTTTACAAAATGATAAAGTATACAAGCTTGCAAAATTACTAGAATCTGAAGGTTTTCCATATAAGTTGTACACAAATAAAGGGGTTTATTCTCCTTATACATGGCAAGGTCAAGTTATGCAGGCATTCGAAGAAAATAAACATACACTAGATGTTACACTTGAGGAACTTGAAAGAATTACAGAAAAACAAAAGAAATCTAACTTAATTACTGATTTCCAAAAAATAGAAGATGTCGTAAATAATCCAGAATTAGAAATATCTAAATTCTTCATTTTAACATTTAATGCTGCTCATCGTTCACAGCTATTACAAACTTTACAAGAAGATACGGACATTTCAGTTACAGCATCAGCTCCTACTAATGTAGAAATTATGGATAAGCATGGCCATAAAGGCAATGGTTTGCAAGAAATGGCAGCTTATTTCAATATACCAATTGAAGATACTGTTGCAATCGGTGACAACTTTAATGATGTGCCAATGCTACAAGTAGCCGGCTTATCAGTTGCAATGGGAAATGCTGAAGAAGACGTAAAAAAATTATGTGACGTTGTTACATTAACAAATAATGAAAACGGTGTTGCTCATGCAATTGAGCAATTTGTATTAAAACAAACTTCATCTAGTAAATAA